The window AATATTGGGACAAAATTTCAATTAGCTGGGAAAACCTGCATGGCCAGTAATTTAGCCATGTCTTCTTAGCTAAATttcacacaaaccacacaagagatttaatttctgttgttcttGGCGAGTGCAAGTTGGCCCAAACAAATAACATGCACAGCAGCAACTGTTCAGGGTGTATTGTGATGGTGAATATGCAAAAACAGCTTCAAGGTTAAAGGTTTTGGTGCAGAGGCCTGAAGAAAGGCTGGTAAAAAAAGGATAATAGTTAATATAAGTTATAATGTCAATGCTCCTTTATGtattaaaataatgtgtttgcagaaagaaatttaaaaacacaattcaaagtGGTAAGTAGGGTTACTTTCATATCTTACGagacacacaaatgaaatgactttaatgtttcattgcaacaggaaaactaaaaaataaaatgaagaagacaAGAGAAAGCCACTCAGGAGGACAGGCAGTAGGATGATCAGGAGACCAGTGATGTAGACTGGAAAACTCCACAGGCTTGCGGTGAAGAAAGCTGGCTGGCAACTGATCATCCAGCTCTTGGTTTACAAAACTGTTGTCTAAGActgtttcagaataaaagccttGTGAAGAAATGAATGGAGTCTGCATACTGTAAATTCTGGAgggctttttattttaaatgtgtaagTTCTGAAGGACCAGAGCAAGGCTTTGTACTAAAATATGGCCAAATAAATGTTAACAGAGGGAGTTAAATATCTAAATAGTCACAGGACACTTAAACGTTGTTggcaaaattaacaaaaatgaaCTCGCAGGTTGGTTCAGCATTTTGACGAAAGTACAATAAAACTGTTGCTGTACAATAAAGCTAAAACTGTCAGTTTTAGCTGGAGTCAGTGGACCAGGCAGGTTCATCCAGATAAACTAGCTTATTTTCCTCCGTGCCCCTATGCTTCATGTGAACTGTCTGTGATGGACCTCTGAACCATCTCAAAAGGCGGTCCAAAATAGTTTGGTTGTTTCTTAAttacttgtttttgtcaccTGTTGGcaattgtaaaataaaaaaaaataataaaataataattgataTAGGCTGTTAAAATATTATGTTTCCATGGACCATgtgaaaataagttttttttaaaaagaagtggTGTTGCAAAATGGTAACTTTGCTCCTCCTACCTGAATATTGGTCACGCTGTTGCTTCTGCTCCACTTACTTTAACAACCACGCAACCTGTGCAGCATCAAAAATGTCTTATTTGgaggattttgttttcttcctcttctctagTCCCACCACTCTATTGGGGACTGTTGCTCTCCTGCTTGTCCTCTATGTTGTttccagcagcttcagctccCATCAATTGGAGAAGGAGCCTCCAGGACCCAGGCCTCTTCCCCTGCTTGGCAACCTTTTGCAACTTGATCTCAAGAGACCCTACAAAACCCTTTGTGAGGTGAGTGTAGTGCTCTTATTCCAAAACATCCTGCGAATTATTTGTATGTACTATTGAAATAAATGTCCTTACATGTTTGactacatttgtttaaaaatttcCAGCTTTCAAAGAAATATGGGTCTGTATTCACGGTGTACTTTGGGACCAATAAAGTGGTGGTTTTGGCTGGatacaaaacagtgaaagaggCTCTGGTCAGCAATGCGGAAGAGTTTGGAGATCGAGACATCTCCCCTATATTTTATGATATGAATAAAGGTCACGGTATGCCCTTCCTTTCAGTACTTTTACATATTACCACAAAGCCATAATATGTTTCATAACCCCTTGTTTTTATTATCGGTTGTAgtgttcagtctttttcttcccacattgttttgtttaggtAAATCACTGATCAGTGTAATGATATGTACAGTATCAGTAAAGATGAattttcatttgcatgtcaTGTTTAAAAGGGATTCTGTTTGCAAATGGAGAATCGTGGAAGGAGATGAGACGTTTTGCCCTCACAACCCTGAGAGACTTTGGGATGGGAAAAAGAATGGCAGAAGAAAAAATCTTGGACGAATGTCACCATTTGATCCAAATGTTTGAAGAGCATAAAGGTACAGCATTAATATATGGAAGTGATCAGATCATCactcattttttaatatttttgtagCCATGTATAGGTTGTGTTTGTACCTTTTTTGTTGCACATCAGTCTTAAGTTGTTGAATTTTACAGGGAAGCCATTTGATACAAAGAAACTGGTCAGTTATGCGTCGTCCAACATCATCTCCTCCATCGTGTATGGAAGCAGGTTTGAATACAGTGACCCCCTGTTCCAAAACCTGGTGAGCAGAGCCAATGAAAGCATTCGCATTACTGGCTCTGCTACAATCCAGGTAAGCCTTATATTTGCCTTTTATGTTTGTGCTATTTTAGGAGATTACATACCATGACAATTTAAGTAAGCAGCAGTAACAAATTAGATCAGTGTACTGATATCTTTGAATTCTTTGCAAATTGTGTGGTAATGCTAAATATAAATGAgtactttaaaatgaaataaaattaaatgggCTCATTCCATTTTATTCTACATGTaatgtgatttttcactttgtgacaAGAAATTTTAAATCTATGAGAGAGATTTACAATAATCTATGTCGTTTCTACTGTTGTGGCCCAGCTTTACAACATGTTTCCCAGACTGTTCTGTCGGATCAAAAATCGGCAtctgatattaaaaaatgttgaGATGACTTTCAGAGATGTCAAGAATTTAATCGAGAATCTGAAAGAGACTCTGAACCCTCAGCTGTGCAGGGGACTTGTGGACTGTTTTCTGGTTCgaaagcagaaagaagaggtAAGACTTgatcttttatgtttttcatatgCAACATTCAACAACATCTATTTGGTGACgatctgtttttgttctccttctCAGGACTCTTGTGTTATGGACTCTCACTACAATGAGAAAAACTTGGTATTCACAGTGGTCAACCTGTTTGCAGCTGGTACTGataccacagcagcaacagtgagATGGGGTTTGCTGTTTATGGCCAAATATCCACATATACAAGGTAAGAAGAGAGATGCTGCTCTGGGTGTTCCTGTGGGTGTCTTTAAATATTTGCCAAGATAAGGACAAAGGGAGTTTATGTGTTTAGATACTGGACAGTTCAAGCTGTTTTACTACAATACATAACAATAGTCAATCAACAAACAAGGAGTCAGACACCAGCCAGAGGTCACCAACAGAGTGCAACTAATTTGGTCATGATTGGTTATGCTTCACACAGCTGTAAACCACTCCAGTGAGTGCTGAAAGTCACAGTTTAACAAAGCCAACAAAACATAatatcatctgcaaaaagcagggATGCATTCCTGAGGTTCCTAAACAGGACACCCTGCTCACTTTGGCTGCACATTGAGATCCTGTCTATGAATGTCACAAGCAGGAATGGGGACAAAGGACAGCGTTGATAAAGTCTAACATTCACTGAAAACATGGGTGACTTTGTGCTGATAACATGCACACAGCTCTGACTTTGATGAGAGATGCAGTTTGTgaatttatgttttcacttcTGGGTTAAATACCAATAATACAAGGGCAAAAGGCAAATTTGTTGCAAACCTGGAAATAGTTCTATCACTCCATCAATATAAATAATTTGTAAAAATAACTTGTAAGTTGTACTTTTGAGATTATAAGTTTAGTTTTAATCTCtctcagatttttatttatgtttgatatttattaaattttgtTCATTATATTGACACAAACCAAATCTGATGCTGTGCTACTCACAGGATTCTTATAACCTCAGAGGAAGGCCTATAGCATGtcatattttaagaaaatattaagCTGCAAAGGTACTGATAAGCAATTTCTTGACATTGAATGGCATACCACCTCTTtatgttaacatttaacatcTTGTTTACTCTTTTAACAGACCATGTTTTGAAGTAGTTTGTTGCTCTTGGCGCCGAGCCAGGTGCTATACGAATTTATGGTTGATTGTTGAATCTCATTCTCTGGGCTGCTCACCAAAAGAGTTATTATTTGACAACCTGGAATGAGATGTAAACAAtcaagcagatttttttttttttttttttttgcaccttcAACCTTCTCCAACAGTTTATCTTATGACTAAATaccaacaaagaagaaacattCCCATCAGTTTCAGAAATACTTCATGTAAGAATGGTGAACATGATAAATGTTACCCAGGATGTATCTCTCCAGACCAAAGATTTTGTGAGGGCAATGAGTCTACTTGGTTACTCATTAGCTCAAATCATATGTTAGTCTTGTGAAAATAAAGGCAGACAAAGAATGttaactttgtgtgtattttgtgtgtttagacCAGGTTCAGGAGGAGCTGGGCAGGGTAATAGGAAGCCGTCAGATCCGGGTAGAGGACAGGAAAAACCTGCCATATGTTGATGCTGTCATCCATGAGACACAGAGACTGGCCAACATTGTCCCCATGGCTATTCCTCATAAAACCAGCAGAGACATGATCTTCCAGGGCTACTGCATCAAAGCAGTTTAGTGCTCACATCTTTTCAGTACTGATCAGCAAAGAAAAAATCCTGGAAATGTTTGTTCACATGTCAAAACTTTGATTCTGATAATTGGGATGATAaacttgttcttttcttttgtctgtagGGGACAactgtgtttcctcttcttACTTCTGTCCTGCATGATGAGAATGAATGGGAAAGCCCAAACACTTTCAATCCTTCCCATTTCCTGGATAAGGAGGGTAAATTTATTAGGCGAGATGCCTTCATGCCCTTTTCTGCAGGTACAACAACtatgactgtttgttttggagAAATTACAAAAATAGGTTCCACAGCATGAGTTTAACACCCTCAAATCTCTTTGTTCTTTCAGGTCGCAGGGTGTGTCTGGGGGAAAGTCTGGCTAAGATGGagctctttctcttcttcacctcaTTGCTTCAGAGATTTCGTTTCACTCCTCCACATGGAGTTACAGAGGATGAACTGGATCTGTCACCAACCGTGGGCTTTACCCTCACCCCTTCATCTCATGAGCTGTGTGCTGTCAGTCGTTAGTGAGAAAGAGAGCTGTAGAGTGGCATTATAACTGCCTACCAAATGGCACAAATCTTGTTTTACTCCCTTTGCATGTtatctaaataataaataataagcaATTTGTATGCATTATATCAAATAATTTGTACTAGTATGGTTGCATGTACAGTTTTTTTAGAATTGGCTTTAAATCATTGCATATTCATGCTTCAGACACTTGAGTGCATCGTTTGTACTGGATTTTGTACATGGTAATTTGTTGAGGGTTTAAATTTTCAAATTGCACCTTATTGCAGCCTCGTTCTAGCTGGTTTCATAGCTGATTCTGCATGAAtatcttaaataataataaaaaaatctaaatttacatcagtttcattttggTCCTCTTGCTTTTCATTCAGTCTAGAGAAAAACAATAGAGAATcacgatagatagatagataaacagatatactttactgatcccaggctgggaaattacagtacagcagcagcattacacacagtgatgatAACAACaccatgaaataaaaagaataacCTATACATGTTAAAATACCTATATAAAATGcagtataaaaatgtatatacaacaGATAAGCAGTATTGAATgtgatgcaaaaaaataaaagcagaatgtAAAGCGCAGTGAACCGAGTGCGTAAAAACATATAAGGtgcgtagtgactgtatgttatgaccggagttttagctgttattgtacagtgtgatggcatgtcTTCCAGTATCTGTCCCTTcgacagctgcagcagcctgtgagAGAAAGTTGGAGAGGGTGCTgatcattgtccatgatggataacagatTGTTCAGCGTactcctctccaccacggtctcaaaaaACTCCAGCCTGTGACCAAGTACAGCGCCAGCCTTCTTAATGATCTCatcaagtctgttagtgtcactggctctgatgctgctgccccaacacacaatGGCAAAGAAAATGGCGCTGGCAACAACAGATTGGTaaaagatctccaacatcttgttgcacacgttgaaggatcccagcttcctcaggaaatagagtctcctcatccccttcttgtaaAGAGCCTCGGTATTAAATTTCCAGTCCATGGTATTTGTACTGGGTACTCCCAGGATTTTTTCCAATTGATTGACTGTCAACTGTAATGCATCTTGAGCTGCATCACAGCAGAATGAATAAGTCACATTAAACATTTCCTCACAAGATTTCTGCTAAAGAGTAGATTCACAAGAGTACGGGCCAAAATGACAATGAACCAAATTCCAAATCAATGACTAAATTGCAGTGATTAATGTTAACCTTTTTATTTAGCACATTGCTCacttggttgtttttgttttcacaagatGGGTGTCACTACTTTCCAGTACATATTGGGGCAGAATTTTAATATGCCAATAactttcctctgtctgttgGCCTTAATTCACACAAGTCACGTGAGAGATTtaatttctgttgttgttcttggtGAGTGTAAATCAATCCACACAAAGACAATGCACAGCAGCAACTGTTAAGTGGTTTACTGCAGTCAAAATCAGGTTCTAGGGCGAAGGTTTCAGGTTTCTGGAGCAGGTGGGCAGGTAGAGGCATGCAGGACagctggataaaaaaaatgttcatgcGGTAGGGTTACAGTGTCAGTGTTCCATTATCAACCATGAGTATATCTAACTGtaattacatttgtgtattcCATTAAATTAATGTAtatgagaaaatacatttaaaaacacaattcaaagttGTAAGCAGGattattttcatatgtttcCAGTTATTTGTGATTGATGAAGATGAATGTCTCCATTCAAATGTTAACCACATTGCCCTAAAAAAATGACTTACCCACTACCTCACTAGCAGTTTTACCATTCTGACATACTACTACTATTAATGATATATTAAGATTTGAGATCCTTTTGGAAAACATTTAGGTTCCATTTTGCTCTTGATAAAACTTGCGTTTGAACTTTATTCATAATACTGGAAAACAGCTTTGTCTTTGCCAAGCAGCCAAACTGGTTTCTGTAGTTTCTTTCTGCAAGAGGGAGGTTGCAATAAGACATCAAATGAGTGACTGACCTGCCAGCCCATCACACCTAAAGAAGAGGTCTCATTGGTGCAGTTAGTGTGACTTGAGGTGGATTGGTAGAGGCCAATGAAAGAAGGCGTTTGTCTACTACAAACACGCCCACAAAGGTGCTCTGAAGACAAACTCTCAGCATAAAGGTAATCAGAGAAGCAGTTTTGACAATATGCAGTTATCACGTCACACACTTTGAACCACTGTTCGTTGACAAGGTTTGTGTTTTGCTAGGAGTCAACTTCCAGGTAACTTAAGGATCATGTTTGAAAATCTTTTCCAGTTCTTGTTCTCCCTGCTTGGGGCCATTTTTGGTCTGCTGGTCCTGCATCTAATTTATTCCAGCTTTAGCTCCCAAAACAAGAGAAGGGAACCTCCTGGACCTAAACCTCTCCCACTGCTTGGTAACTTGCTTCAGGTGGATCTCAAGAGACTCGACAGGTCTCTTTTTGATGtgagaaatgtgttgttgttgttgttgtttcattgctttGTGAGATGGCAGTTCAATTGGTTTTAGTGTTTAGATTACATGCATATGCAAGTATGTATTCAGTACAATTCAGTAAATTATATTACTAGTTTTTACCTGTCTCCATGTTTTTAGCTGTCCAAAAAATATGGACCAGTGTTTACAGTCTACTTAGGACTTAAGAAGGTGGTAGTGCTAGCAGGATACAGGACAATCAAACAGGCCCTGGTCAACCATGCTGAAGAGTTTGGAGACAGGGAGGTCACTCCCATATTCTATGATTTCAACAAAGAACATGGTAAGAGAatgttttgtggtgtttttttattaCCTTACGGTTCTTATCAAAATAAGCCAGTCACTCCTGTTTCCAGGCATATTGTTTTCCAATGGCGACTCATGGAAAGAAATGAGGCGTTTTGCTCTCACTACACTGAGAGATTTTGGGATGGGCAAAAGGCTTAGTGAAAGGAAAATCCTTGAGGAATGTCACTACTTGACTGAAGAATTTGAGCAGTATGAAGGTAACGCCTCCACTAAAGCCCCTCTGCCTCAAATACTTTGCATTTTTTAAGTCTGATCCAtaactctgtttctctcaggtAAAGCCTTCGACAACACCCAGGCAATTTGTTATGCGTCTTCAAATATTATATCAGCAATCATGTTTGGAAAGAGGTTTGAATACAAAGACCCTGTTTTCCAAGCTATGGTGGAAAAAGACCACGAATCCATCCGGCTGACAGGATCAGCTTCCATCCTGGTAATGCAGAGTGACTTGATGACTCAAAGGAAATTTTATATTTTGGTGTATATTGTTGTTGGAGTCCATTAAATATTTggtaaaactgtattttaaagtttgttttttatttttaaacaaacatttccttaatttattatttcctgGAACTTCCTTGAAGAAAACTAAATTCATTCTAGAGTAAATATTTGCATATGGGAAACCTGATTGTAGTTTATCATTAGCCTCCATCATTATCAAGATTTATAAGTTTGACATCTCTATGTGTTCAACTGTATAATATGTAAAAACAATGTCTTTCACAGGTCACATTGACAATTAATTTGACAATTAATTAGGCTGTTTATATTGTGCTGCATTACAGATATACAACATGTTTCCTTGGCTTGGCCCTTTTCTTAAGAACTGGAGAGATTTGATGAAGAAtgtggaggaaaacaaagagaaaatgaaaagcatcaTAGCGGATCTGAAGGAGACTCTGAACCCTGAAGTATGCAGATGCTTTGTTGACACATTCCTGACCCGTAAGCTAAATCTGGAGGTGAGGTGGGGTGTCAAAACTCCAGTGATTCATCATACAGATCAACCAGTCATCAAGTATAATCcctctttttgattttttgtatGTTATGCTAGGAATCTGAACTCAAAGATTCACACTTTCATGATGACAACCTGGTCCACAGTGTGCTAAATCTGTTTGCAGCAGGAACTGATACCACTGGAAATACACTCCAGTGGTGCCTACTTTTTATGGCCAAGTACCCTCGTGTTCAAGGTGCAAAAACGCATTGCTCATGTTTGTAATAGCCAGCAGTGCTCTCAGGAACTTTTTGGTTATTGCAGCATCTACGATAACTCAGACTGTAATCCTTTTTCCATGCGCATTCAGACCAGGTTCAGGAGGAGCTGAGCAGGGTGGTTGGAAGGCGTCAGGTCCGCGTAGAGGACAGGAAGTACCTGCCCTACACTGATGCTGTCATCCACGAGTCGCAAAGACTGGCCAACATTGTCCCCATGGCAATTCCTCACAAAACCAGCCAAGATGTCAACTACAAGGGCTACTTTATCCAACAGGTCTGTTTGCATCAAtccaaatttgtttttgttctatGTGTTCTTCTCTGAGGGGTCTTGAAAGAACTGCTTTGGTTACAAGATGCCATTTGATAAactcctctttcttcctttccctACAGGGGACtactgtttttcctcttcttacTTCCGTCCTTTATGATGAAAGCGAATGGGAGAGCCCAAACACTTTCAACCCCTCTCACTTCCTGGATAAGGAGGGTAAATTTATCAGAAGAGATGCCTTCATGCCCTTTTCTGCAGGTATAACAACTTTATCAAATCGGTCTGTACATATATTTAAAGATCTTCTCCACTAATGTAAGGCATAAATTGTGTCTGAcacactttaatttaattttaatcaaattaaaatccttaaaattgCACATATTCCTTCTCTCTTGTAAAAGAATTCCAGAGTtccagagttttttttttttttcattttgcaagtTTAACTGCTGGAAACAAGATGTCTTCTAGTTCACCACGAAGTCCATTCACAGTGTCTGTGCACTGGGGGATTTGggtttccacatcacatttCTGTATGGTTATatcaaggaaattcaatcgaatgcaactggacttagttatttgtctttgaagacgtttcgcctctcatccaagaggcttcatcagttcatgctcgcttgactagtccagggactagtcccagcctgGATGGATGTcaatgacctggatgaatgagaatattcacaggcttatttctgtatgtctctgtctctgttcataCATCATTCCACACAGTGAAGCTGCTTCACAATTGCAAAGATAAGATCCAACTTAGCTTTCTTCTTCTAGGTCGCAGGGCGTGTCTCGGAGAGAGTCTGGCCAGAATGGagatctttcttttcttcacctcTCTCCTTCAGCGCTTTCGTTTTACTCCTCCACCTGGAGTCACAGAGGATGAACTGGATCTCACACCCGTTGTGGGCTTCATTCTCACCCCTTCA of the Scatophagus argus isolate fScaArg1 chromosome 16, fScaArg1.pri, whole genome shotgun sequence genome contains:
- the LOC124072609 gene encoding cytochrome P450 2K1-like, which gives rise to MSYLEDFVFFLFSSPTTLLGTVALLLVLYVVSSSFSSHQLEKEPPGPRPLPLLGNLLQLDLKRPYKTLCELSKKYGSVFTVYFGTNKVVVLAGYKTVKEALVSNAEEFGDRDISPIFYDMNKGHGILFANGESWKEMRRFALTTLRDFGMGKRMAEEKILDECHHLIQMFEEHKGKPFDTKKLVSYASSNIISSIVYGSRFEYSDPLFQNLVSRANESIRITGSATIQLYNMFPRLFCRIKNRHLILKNVEMTFRDVKNLIENLKETLNPQLCRGLVDCFLVRKQKEEDSCVMDSHYNEKNLVFTVVNLFAAGTDTTAATVRWGLLFMAKYPHIQDQVQEELGRVIGSRQIRVEDRKNLPYVDAVIHETQRLANIVPMAIPHKTSRDMIFQGYCIKAGTTVFPLLTSVLHDENEWESPNTFNPSHFLDKEGKFIRRDAFMPFSAGRRVCLGESLAKMELFLFFTSLLQRFRFTPPHGVTEDELDLSPTVGFTLTPSSHELCAVSR
- the LOC124072611 gene encoding cytochrome P450 2K1-like isoform X2; translation: MFENLFQFLFSLLGAIFGLLVLHLIYSSFSSQNKRREPPGPKPLPLLGNLLQVDLKRLDRSLFDLSKKYGPVFTVYLGLKKVVVLAGYRTIKQALVNHAEEFGDREVTPIFYDFNKEHGILFSNGDSWKEMRRFALTTLRDFGMGKRLSERKILEECHYLTEEFEQYEGKAFDNTQAICYASSNIISAIMFGKRFEYKDPVFQAMVEKDHESIRLTGSASILIYNMFPWLGPFLKNWRDLMKNVEENKEKMKSIIADLKETLNPEVCRCFVDTFLTPGTDTTGNTLQWCLLFMAKYPRVQDQVQEELSRVVGRRQVRVEDRKYLPYTDAVIHESQRLANIVPMAIPHKTSQDVNYKGYFIQQGTTVFPLLTSVLYDESEWESPNTFNPSHFLDKEGKFIRRDAFMPFSAGRRACLGESLARMEIFLFFTSLLQRFRFTPPPGVTEDELDLTPVVGFILTPSHHELCAVSRH
- the LOC124072611 gene encoding cytochrome P450 2K1-like isoform X1; translation: MFENLFQFLFSLLGAIFGLLVLHLIYSSFSSQNKRREPPGPKPLPLLGNLLQVDLKRLDRSLFDLSKKYGPVFTVYLGLKKVVVLAGYRTIKQALVNHAEEFGDREVTPIFYDFNKEHGILFSNGDSWKEMRRFALTTLRDFGMGKRLSERKILEECHYLTEEFEQYEGKAFDNTQAICYASSNIISAIMFGKRFEYKDPVFQAMVEKDHESIRLTGSASILIYNMFPWLGPFLKNWRDLMKNVEENKEKMKSIIADLKETLNPEVCRCFVDTFLTRKLNLEESELKDSHFHDDNLVHSVLNLFAAGTDTTGNTLQWCLLFMAKYPRVQDQVQEELSRVVGRRQVRVEDRKYLPYTDAVIHESQRLANIVPMAIPHKTSQDVNYKGYFIQQGTTVFPLLTSVLYDESEWESPNTFNPSHFLDKEGKFIRRDAFMPFSAGRRACLGESLARMEIFLFFTSLLQRFRFTPPPGVTEDELDLTPVVGFILTPSHHELCAVSRH
- the LOC124072611 gene encoding cytochrome P450 2K1-like isoform X3 is translated as MFENLFQFLFSLLGAIFGLLVLHLIYSSFSSQNKRREPPGPKPLPLLGNLLQVDLKRLDRSLFDLSKKYGPVFTVYLGLKKVVVLAGYRTIKQALVNHAEEFGDREVTPIFYDFNKEHGKAFDNTQAICYASSNIISAIMFGKRFEYKDPVFQAMVEKDHESIRLTGSASILIYNMFPWLGPFLKNWRDLMKNVEENKEKMKSIIADLKETLNPEVCRCFVDTFLTRKLNLEESELKDSHFHDDNLVHSVLNLFAAGTDTTGNTLQWCLLFMAKYPRVQDQVQEELSRVVGRRQVRVEDRKYLPYTDAVIHESQRLANIVPMAIPHKTSQDVNYKGYFIQQGTTVFPLLTSVLYDESEWESPNTFNPSHFLDKEGKFIRRDAFMPFSAGRRACLGESLARMEIFLFFTSLLQRFRFTPPPGVTEDELDLTPVVGFILTPSHHELCAVSRH